The genomic region CTCATAGCCGCTCACCTCGCCGCGGGCGCGCGCGGCCTCGACCTCACGCAGGATGCGGCCGACCGCCGGACCCGGCTCCATGCCCAGCTCGATCAGGTCGCGGCCGCGGAGCCGGCGCGTGGGCTTCCAGACCCACTCGGCGCGGTCGGGGAAGCGCGCAGCGAAGGCCAGGGCCAGGGCCTCGCCGCCCTCGCGCAGCGCCTCGGGCCGGTCGGGCGGCTTCTGCAGCAGCCCAAGGTGGGACAGCAACCGCTGCGGCCAGCCGAAGCGGCGGACCAGCGCCTCGGGGTCGGGGCTCGCGAGCAGCAGCAGGTAGAGGTAGGCTTCCGGAGGCACCGAGCGCTCCGGCTTCTGGGCCTCGAGGCGCTCCAAGGCGGCCCACACCTCCGCGTCGGGGCGGAATCCGTAGAGCGCCTCGAGCAGGCCGTAGCGCTCGGCCAGACGCAGCACCCGCAGCGGGCTCGGCTCGGCGAGGGCCAGCATCAGCTCGCGCCGCAGCCGGCTCGTCGCCGCGGCGCCGGGCGGACGCTTGCGCAGCTCCTCGATCTGACGCTCGGCCTCGGGGTGGAAGCGGAAGCCCAGCCGCGCCGCCAGCCGCAGGCCGCGCAGCACGCGGCTGGGGTCTTCGATGAAGCTGAGCGGGTGCAGCGGGCGGAGCGTGCGCGCTTCGAGGTCGTGCAGCCCCCCGAAGGGGTCGATCAGCGCCTCGGGCCGCGGGGCGATCCGGTAGGCCATCGCGTTGACCGTAAAGTCGCGGCGCGCCAGGTCGCGGTTGAGGGTGCTGGGCCGTACCCGCGGCAGGGCGCCGGGGCTCGGGTACTCCTCCTCGCGCGCGGTCGCCAGGTCCACCTCGACCCCGGTGCCCAGCCGCGCGTGCGCGGTGCCGAAGGCGAAGTGGACCCCGTAGCTGCCGCCGAAGCGCCGGGTCAGGAACTGCGCCACCTCTCCGGGGTCCAGGCCCTCGAGGACCAGGTCGACGTCGGGGCTGGCCTCCCCTAGCAAAGCGTCGCGCACCGCGCCGCCCACCAGGTAGAGGGCGCCGCGGGGATAGGCCTCGGCCAGGGCGTCGAGAACCTCGCGCACCCCTTCGGAAAGGCCTTCGCGCACGCGTTCGGTCCAGGCCGCCTGCTCGGCGGGGGGCATGCGGTAGAGGTCGGTGCGGGTGAAGATGCCCTTCGCGCGGCCCTCTTCGTCGAGGACGAGCACGCGGCCGGCCCCTTCCTTGAGGGCGCGCCGCGCCTCCGAAAGGGGCGCGTCCTCGGGGAGCGTGCGCGGGACGGTGGCGAAACCGCGCACCGCCCCCGAGCCCATGCCGTAGCGCACGGCCCGCTCGAGGTCGCGTCGGCGCACGACGCCGACGACGCGGCCCTCCTCGTCGGTCACCGGCAGCCCCCCAAAGCCGCGCTGGCGCATCCGCACCAGGGCCTCCTCGGCGCTGAGCTCGGCGGGCACCGTCTCCACCAGCCGCGTCATCACCTCGCTCAGGCGCGGCTCGGGCGCGAGGTAGGGCTCGAGCGCCTCCTCCACCCGCTGCAGCACCGCGCGGGGCGCGCCCTCCGCGCGCGCGAAGGCCGCGCGCGCGTGCCCGCCCCCGTCGAAGCGTTCCGAAAGCAGCCGGCCTACGTCGAGGCGGCCCTTGCTGCGGGCGATCACCAGGGTCTGACCGTCGAGGCGCAGCGCCATGAAGACGGCGTCCACCTCGTACAGGTCGATCAGGGTGTGGGCCAGGGGGGCGAGCGCGGGTACGTAGCCTTCGTGCTCCGCCCAGGTCAGGGCGATGCGCAGGCCGCCGCGCTCGACGACCCGCAGGTGCTCCATCAGCGCCGCGAGCATCGCGCGCGCCACGGGGTCGGGGTGGCTGCGCACCCAGTCGCGCACCGCGGTGAGGCCGGCGCCGTGCTCGAGCAGCCAGGCGCCGACCTCGAGATCGGTCGCGGTGGTTCCGGGGTAGGTGAATCCGCCGGTGTCCTCCCAGAGCCCCGCGTAGGCGAGGGTGGCGTCGCCGGGGTGCGGGGCGATCCCCCGCGCCCGCATGATCTCGGCGATGACGGTGACCGTCGCCCCGAAGGGGCGCACCGCGCCGCCGCTGGCCGGCAGGTCGCCGGGGGCGCGCGGGTGGTGGTCGTAGACGACGAAGGGAACCTTCCCCACCAGGGCCTTGAACGGGCCGATCCGTTCGGGCCGGGCGGTGTCGCAGACGATGACCCGCCCCACCTCGTCCAGGTCGACCTCGTCCTCGTCGAGGAGGGCGAGGTGGTCGGCGAAGAGCCGGGTGACCTCGCGCACCCTGCCCTCGAGCCCCCCCAGGCGCACGAGCCGCGCGCCGGGGTGCAGGTAGCGCGCCAGCACCATCGAACCCAGCGCGTCGAAGTCGAGGTTTTCGTGCCCGACGATGACGTCCACGGCAACCCCAGTCTACGCGAGGGGCTAGCCCAGGGCGTAGAGCACGCGCTGCAACGCCTCGGGGTAGTCCGCGGGCGCGAGGCCGCGTTTGCGCACGCGGAAACCCGGCGGGTAACGCGTGGGCTCCACGGCGAAGGGCAGCTCGCGCAGGGCCCGGGCGTCGTAGTCGAGCGGCCAGCGGCCGACGACGAGCTGCAGATAGGCGCCGTCTTCGGTGATCGATCGCACGCCCTTCTGCTCGGCCAGGATCCGCAGGCGGGCGAGCGCGAAGAAGGCCGCGGCTTCCTGCGGTGGTTCGCCGTAGCGGGCCCTGACCTCGCGCACGATGCGGGCCAGCTCCGCGAGGCCGCGGGCCTCGGCGAGGCGGCCGTAGAGGCGGCTGCGCTCGCCGGCGTCGGGGACGTACGCCGGGGGGATGCGCGCGGAGACCGCGAGGTCGAGGGTGGTGTGCCCGGGCTTTTGGACCTCCTCGCCCTTGAGCTTGCGGATCGCCTCCGCCAGCAGCTCGGTGTACACCTCGAAGCTGACGGCCTGCACGTGGCCGTGCTGCTCCGGCCCCAGCAGGTTGCCCACCCCGCGGATCTCCATGTCCTTCTCCGCGAGACGGTGGCCGCTGCCCAGGTCGGTCAGGTCGGCGAGGGCGGCGAGCCGCCGCTCGGCGGCCTCGGTGAGCCGCGGCGGGTGGAAGAGGTAGGCGTAGGCCTCCCGCTCGCGGCGGCCGACGCGGCCGCGCAGCTGGTAGAGGCTGGCGAGGCCGAGGCGGTCGGCGCGCTCGATCAGGATGGTGTTGGCCTCGGGGATGTCGAGGCCCGACTCCACGATCGTGGTGGCGACGAGCAGGTCGAAGGCGCCGCGGGCGAAGTGGCGCATCACCTCCTCGATCTCGCGGTCCGCCATGTGCCCGTGCACCACCCCGATGCGGGCCTCCGGCAGCAGCGCCTCCAGGTAGCGGGCGCGGGCCTCGATGCTGGCGATGCGGTCGTGCACGTAGAAGGCCTTGCCGCCGCGCTCCATCTCGAAGAGCACGGCCTCCCGCACCAGCGCCGGATCGAAGGGGGCGACGACGGTCTGGATCGGCTTGCGCCCGGGGGGCGGCGTCTGGATGCTGGAAACGTCCTTCAGCCCCACCAGCGCCTGGTAGAGGGTGCGCGGGATGGGCGTGGCCGAGAGGCTGAGGACGTCGAGACCTTCGGCCATCTCCTTGATGCGCTCCTTCTGGGCGACCCCGAAGCGGTGCTCCTCGTCCACGATCAACAGGCCCAGCTGCTTGAAGCGGACGCGTTCGGAGAGCAGGCGGTGGGTACCGATCACCACGTCGATCCGCCCCTCCGCCAGCCCGGCCTCGATGCGCCGGCCCTCGGCTTCGGGGGTGAAGCGGGAGAGCAGGGCGACGCTGACGGGAAGCTCGGCGTAGCGCTCTGCGAAGGTGCGGTAGTGCTGCTCGGCGAGCAGGGTGGTGGGCGCCAGGTAGGCGACCTGACGCCCGTGCCCCACCACCCGGTGGGCCGCGCGCAGGGCGATCTCGGTCTTACCGAACCCCACGTCGCCGCTGACGAGGCGGTCCATGGGGTGAGGGGTTTCGAGGTCGCGCAGCACGTCCTCGAGCGCACGCGCCTGGTCTTCGGTGAGTTCGTGGGGGAAGCCCGCCTCGATGAGGGGATCCCAGTCGGGCAGCGCGGGGTAGGCCGTACCCGGCGCCTGCTGCCGCTTGGCGTAGAGAACGAGCAGGCGCTGGGCCAGCGCCTCGGCGTCGGCCTCGGCGCGGGCCTTGGCCCGCTGCCAGTCCTTCCTGCCTAGGCTGGACAGCCGCGGCGGCTCGTCCGAGGTTCCGGGGTGGCGGCGCAGCAGCGGCAGCTGCTCCACGGGGACGTAGAGCTGCCCCTCGCCGGCGTAGCGCAGGACCAGGTAGTCGCGCACCGCGCCCAGGACCTCGCGGCTTTCGAGGCCTTCGAAGCGGCCGATGCCGTGCTCGGGATGCACCAGGTAGTCGCCTACGGTCAGGGCGCCCGGGTCTTCCGGCGCCGCCTGCAGGACGCGCCGGCTGCGCGCGTGGGCCGCCCCGCCGAAAGCGAAGAGGAGCGGCTCGGTCAGGTAGACCGTGCGCTCCTCCCGGTGGACGAAGCCACCCTCGAAGGGCGCGGGTACCAGCTGCACTCCCGGACGCTCCTCCACCGTACGCAGAGTGGCTTGCGGCAGGTCCGCGAGGTAGCGCTCGCTCAGGTAGGCGCGCGTCCTGTCGTGGCGGTAGAAGAGGACGACCCGGTAGTCCGCCTCGAGCCAGCCGCGCACGTCGGCGGCGAAGCGGTCGAGCCGCGCCCGGTACGGCGCCAGCGGCTCGAAGGGGGGGCGCTCCACCGGCCGCTCGGGTCCGCCGAGGCCGAAGGCCACGACCTCACGCTGGGCAAGCAGAGCCCAGATCTCTTCGGACAGGGTCGCGGGGCGGTCGAGGAAGACCGTCCCCTCGTAGGCCGCCAGTGCCGCCACCGTCGCCTCCGGAGCCCGCCCCGAAGCCGGCGTCAGCACCGCCCGGGAACGCCGCTCACCGCCGACGAAGATCGCTTCGATCGTATCGCCGAAGAACTCGAGCCGCAGGTCGGCCACCTCCAGGACCTCGCCGCGCACGGTGTAGCCACCCGGCTCGTCGCGACGGTAGCCCAGTTTTTCCAGTTTGTCGAGGAGGCGGTCGCGCAGCAGGCGCTCGCCCTCGCGAAAGACCACCCGCCAGGCTTCGGGGTCGCGGGGGAACGGGCGCAGGGCGGCCGCCTGGTCAAGGAGGACGCGGCGGGCGAAGCCGTAGGCCTCGAGTCCAGGATTGACCCAGACCCCGCGCCCGAAGGCCTCGAGGTCGGCGTAGAGGCGCACGCGGTCTTCGGGGGCGACGAGGACCGTCGGCTCGGCGGCGCGGGCCCAGAGGTAGGCGCGCGCCACCTGCGGCAGGCCCGGCAGGTACCGTCCGCTGATCGCTGGGGGGGCGGTCTCCTTCACGTCCACATCCGAGCATAAACTTTACACCCGTTTCGTTAGAATGGGCTTCGTGCGCGCAGACGACGTCGCCAACGCTACCCGACCGAGGACGCACGAATGAGGCGCTGGCTGGAACGCGCGCCCTGGCCTCCCGGCCGGCTCGCGCCGCTGGCGACCCTGATCGCGCTCGTCGGGCTGGTGGAGCTGACGCGAACCGGCCTTTACACCGTCTACCTGCCCCGCAGCCTGGGGCCCGTCCTGGGCCTGGGGGTCGTGGGGTTGGCCGCCAGCCTGCAGTACCTGGCCGACACCCTGGGGCGCTCGGCGGGCGGCCACCTGGGGGAGCGCCGCGGCCTGCGGCGGGTCCTCCCCGCCGCCGCCGCGCTCTCGGCGGTCAGCGCCCTGGGGGTGCTCTACGCCCCCGGCGTCGGCTGGCTGCTCGCCGCTTCGCTGGCCAACGGCCTCGTCATCGCCCCGCTCTGGCCGGCGATGATGACCTACTCGAGCCGCGCCGCACGCGACGGCGAGGACGGCCGCGCCGTCGGCTTCACCCAGTCCCTGGTCGCGCCCTTCATCGGTCTGGGGGTGCTGCTCACCGGCTTCCTCTTCGACCACGACCCGCGGCTCGCGGCCGCGGCGCTGGCGGCGGTGCAGCTCCTCGTCTTCCTGCTGGCAGCGGCGATCCTGTTCCGCTTCCGCAGCACCGCCCCCCAGCCCCGGCCGACGAGCCCCTTCCCCTGGCGCAAGCTCGCCTCGCTGGCGCCGGGGGCGCTTTCGCAGCTGCTGGCCTTCGGCCTGCTGGCCCCGGTCTTCTTTCCCTTCATCGACCGCCTGGGGCTGGGCACGCGCGAGCTGGTGCTGGCCCTCGCCCTGGGCGGAGGGCTCGAGTACCTGCTCCTCTCCCCCCTGGGCCGGCTCGCCGACCGGCTCGGCCCCGCGCGCACCCTGGTGCCTGCGCTGCTGCTGGCGGCACTGGCCCTGATCGCCTTCTCGGAAGTGCGCGGCTTGGGCGGCCTGATCGCCGCGGCGCTGGCGGCGGGCCTCGCCCAGGCGCTGCTGATCCCCTCTTGGGGCGGGCTGGTCTCCCGCACCCTGCCCGACGAACACAAGGCCCGCGCCTGGGGGGCGCTGATGAGCCTGGAGGGGCTGGGCTTCGCCCTGGGTCCGGTCGTCGGCGGCTTCGCCTGGGAGCTCTGGGGGCCGCGCGCCCCCTTCTGGATCGGGGCCGCCGCCTACCTGGGCGTCGCCCTCTTCTACGCAGCGCGGCTACGCCGGCCGGCGGGCGCGTAGCCAGTGGCGCTTGCCGCCCCAGCCGGGGATGCGCTCGACCGCAAACCCCGCGGCGGCAAGGCCGCGCCGCACGCGTCCGGCGACGGAATAGGTCACGAGGGCGCCCCCGGGCTCGAGCAACCCGAACATCCTGCGGTAGACCGCCGGGGTCCAGACGTCCGGGTTCGCCCGCGGGCTGAAGGGGTCGAAGTAGACCGCGCGCACCGGCCCCGCCCCCAAGACCGCGTCCTGCATCCGCGCGACCTCGAGCCGCAGGCGGAACGACGCGCCGGCGAGCTCGAAGCTCCCGCCCCAGCGCGGCGCGAGCCGTTCGAACAGCGCGCCGTCGAGCGGCCGCAGCACGGCCTCCAGCACCTCCAGCGGCACCGGCTCGGCCTCGACGGCGCGGTAATCGAGGAAGGCGCCCCGGCGGCGGGCGTGGCGCAGGGTCACGGCGAAGTTGACGCCGAGACCGAATCCGAGCTCGAAGACGCGGGGACGGGGGTCGGCGTGCACCCCGCTCGCCCGCAGGTAGAGCCGTTCGGCCTGGGCGGCCGCGCCCGCGGCCGGATGGTAGCCTTCGCCGTGGACGGGGTGGCGCAGGCTGAGCGAGCCGTCGCCGGTGGGCCAGACCTCCACGACCCGATTCTAGCTTCCCGGTAGAATGGCGCCTATGGAACTGACCCTCTGGGCCAAGACGAACGGCACCCTGGTCAACGTGCTGACCGTGCTGCTGGGCTCGGGGCTGGGGGTGCTGATCCGCGGCCGCCTGCCGGGGCGCATGCAGCGCGTCATCGTCCAGGGGGTGGGCCTGGTCACCCTCTTCATCGGCTTCTCCATGGCGGGGTCGCTGGGCTCGGCGGCGGGCGGCGCGGTGGACGGGGTGATCCTGGGCTTGCTGGCGCTGGTGCTGGGCGGGGTGCTGGGCGAGGCGCTGGGGCTGGAGGAGCGCCTGGAGCGCCTCGGCGATCTGCTCAAGGCGCGTTTCCGCGGCGGCGGCGGCTTCACCGAGGGGTTCGTGGCCGCGAGCCTGCTCTTCTGCGTGGGGCCGATGACGCTGATCGGCTCGATCAACAACGGCCTGGTGGGCGACCCCACCCTGCTGCTGATCAAGTCGACCCTCGACGGCCTCTCGAGCATCGCCCTGGCCGCCAGCTTCGGCCCCGGGGTGGCCGCGAGCGCGCTGGTCGTCCTCGTCTACCAGGGGGGGCTGGCCCTGGCCGCCGGGGGGCTGGCCGCGGCGCTGCCCGACCCCGCGAGCGACCCGCGGGTGCTGCTGGTCACCGGGGTGGGCGGGCTGATGATCCTCGGTCTGGGCATCAACCTCCTCGAGCTCACCCGGGTGCGCGTGGCCTCGTTCCTGCCCGCGCTGGTGCTCGCCCCCCTCTTTTGGTGGCTGGCCGAGGTGCTAAGCTAGCGTCATGGACGTGACCCCCGACCTGGTGCGCCACCTGGCCGAGCTGAGCCGGCTCGAGCTGGACGAGGCGGAGGTCGAGCGCATGCTCCCGGAGCTGCGCTCGCTCCTGGCCTACTTCGAAAGCCTCGACGAACTGGACCTCGAAGGCCTCGAGGAGCTGGTGCGCCCCATCGACAGCGAGAACGTGCTGCGCGCCGACGTGCCCGCGCCCGGCCTTGGTCAGGACGAGGCGCTGGCGACCGCGCCCGAGCGCGAAGACGGCTTCTTCAAGCTGCCCCGCGTCGTCGAGGAGGGCCGCTGATGCTCGACCTGAGGTTCATCCGCGAACACCCCGAACGCGTCAAGGAGGGCATCCGCAAGAAGCGCGAGCTCGACGCGCTGCCGCTGGTGGACGAGCTGCTGGAGCTGGACCGGCGGCGGCGCGAGCTGCTGGCCGAGATCGAGACCTTACGGGCCCAGCAGAAGAAGCTGGCCAAGGCCGTTGGCCGCGCCAAGGCCGGCGGCGAGGACGCCGGCGCGCTGCTCGAAAAGTCGTCCGAGCTGGCCGAGTACCTTAAGCGGCTCGAGGCCGAGGAAAAGCAGCTGAGCGCGCGCATCGAGGAGATCCTGCCCCAGATCCCCAACCTCCCCCACCCCTCGGTTCCCGAAGGCGAGAGCGAGGCCGACAACGTGGTGGTGAAGGAGTGGGGCGAGAAGCCGGCCTTTGACTTCGAGCCCCGGCCCCACTGGGAGCTGGCCGAACGCCTGGGCGTCGTCGACTTCGAGCGCGGCGCCAAGATCTCGGGTTCGGGCTTCCCCTTCTTCCTCGGCCGCGGAGCGCGGCTGGTGCGGGCGCTGGAGAACTTCTTCCTCGACTTCCACACCGCCCGCGGCTTCACGGAGGTGCGCCCGCCGCTCTTGGTGCGCGAGCAGGCCGCCTTCGGCACCGGCCAGATCCCCGACAAGGAAGGGATGATGTACCAGGTCTCGGGCGGCTACTACCTGATTCCCACCTCCGAGGTGCCCGTCACCAACCTGCATGCCGGCGAGATCCTGGAGGCCGCGGTCCTGCCGCTCAAGTACACCGCCTACACCCCCAACTTCCGCGTCGAGGCGGGCAGCTACGGCAAGGACGTGCGTGGCCTCAACCGGCTGCACCAGTTCGACAAGGTCGAGATGGTCGTCTTCAGCCACCCCGACGAGAGCTACGACTGGCTGGAGCGGCTCACCCGCCAGGCCGAGGAGCTGCTGGAGGCGCTGGGCCTCCCCTACCGCCGCCTGCTGATGTGCACCGCCGACATGGGCTTCACCCAGGCCAAGAAGTACGACCTGGAGGTCTGGAGCGCGGGTCAGCAGAAATGGCTCGAGGTGAGCAGCATCTCCAACATGGAGGACTACCAGGCCCGCCGCATGAAGACCCGTTTCCGCGAGCCCGGGGGCAAACCCCGGCTGGTCCATACCCTCAACGGCTCGGGCCTCGCCTTTCCGCGGGTGCTCGCGGCGCTGATGGAAAACTACCAGACCCCCGAGGGCGACTTCACCCTGCCCGAGGCCCTGGCGCCCTACCTGGGGTGAGGCGTCCGAAGCGGGGCCGTGACGCTTCCTTTGGACCGCTCTTGTGATGTTTTACACGATGTTCTTCTCTTGTACTATTTTTCCCCGCTCGAACCGCTCGTAACGCAGTGGATCGATCTCTATGCTGTGCGCGCGCCCGTCCACGACCTCCTCGGCCAGCGCCCGCCCTACGGCCGCCGCCTGCTGCACCCCGTGGCCGCTGAAGCCTGCGGCGTTGACCCAGCCCTCGACCCCCGGCATCCAGCCGAGGATGGGGTTGTGGTCGGGGGTGACGGCGTAGTAGCCCCACCAGCTGGCGCGCTGGTCCAGCCCAGCACGCTCGAGCCAGGGAAACCGGGCCAGGCCCGCTTCCAGGGTGGGCTCGAGCCAGCCCCAGTCCATCCCTTCGCGAAAGCCGGGCGGCTCTTCTGGGTTCGAGCGGCCGAAGAGCACCCGCTCCCCCTCGCCGCGCAGATAGAAGCCCGTGGCCACGTCCACGGTGAGCGGCAACCCCCGGGCTTCGGGCATCGGTCCGGTCATGAAGACCATCCGCCGCACCGGCTCCACCGGCAGCTCGAAGCCCGCGCGCCGGGCCACCTCGCCCGCCCACGCCCCGGCCGCGTTGACGACCACCGGCGCCGTGAAGGAGCCCGCGGGCGTTTCCACCCGCCACGCCCGCCCGCGGCGGCCGGCCCGCAGCAGCGGCGTTTCGGTAAAGAGTTCGGCCCCCCGGCCGCGCGCGGCCTTCAGGTAGGCGTGCGCGACCAAGTGCGGGTCGATCACGCCGTCGGCCGGCCCCCAGGTAGCGAAGGCGACGCCGTCGGGGTCGAAGTCCGCAAGCTTCTTCGCCTCGCCCGGCGCCAGGCGCTCGACCGGGACCCCCAGGCGCTTCTGGGTCGCGAGCGCGCGTTCGTAAGCCGCCTCCGCGCCCTCGGGCACCAGGAAGAGGTAGCCGATGGGGCGGTAGCCGCTGGAAACCCCGAAGACCTCCTCGAAGGTTCGGTATTCCTGGATGCTGGCCCAGCTGAGGCGCACGTTCACCGCCTCGCTGAACTGCACCCGCACCCCGGCGGCGCTCTTGGCCGTCGCCTGCGCCGCCGGAACGGAGTCGGCCTCCAGCACGGCCACGCGCAGACCCCGCTCCGCGAGGCGGTACGCTACCGCGGCCCCAACGATGCCGGCGCCGATGATCAGGGCGTCGTAGCTGTGTTCCATGTCAGGACCACTATACTAAGGCCATGCTGCGCCGCCTTGGGTTGATTCTCGCCCTCATCCTGATCCTGATCCTCGGAGGGTTCCTGGCCTTCCGCTACTTCTTCTCCCCCGAGCGCCTCAACCAGATCGGGCGCACCGTTGGCACGACCTTCGGCTTCGACTACGGCGTCGTCGAGTACTACAGCATGGGGCGGCTGGTGGCCCGCTTCTTCAACGTCGAGAAGCTCACCACCGCCAGCGGCACCTACGAGAACCAGACCCGTCCCTACCGCTTCGGCTACGGCTACCGCGACGCCAACCTCAACGGCGTGCTCGATACGGACGAGGCGGCGGCCGGCAAGGTGTACTTCGAGGTACCCGTTTACGCCGACTACCTCTACTACGACGGCAAGCGCGACCCTAGACAGCGCTGAACACGAAAACGCAAGGGCCGGCCGAACGGCCGCCCCTTGCGCACTTCCCGTCAGATCCCCAGCAACCCTGCCCAGTCCTCCGGCTTCTTGGGCGCGGTGTACTCGGTGTCCATCTGGGCCAGCTGCAGCCTGCCCGAGAACTCGTCGTTCACCGCCTGCCACTCGGTGTACTCCTCGATGACCCAGATGCCGCTTTCACGCGCGCCGTTGCCGCTGGCGCGGGTGCCGCCGAAGGGCATGTGCGCCTCGGCGCCTACGGTGGTGTTGTTGATGTTGACCATGCCGGCGCGGATCTCGTTTTTGAAGCGGTAGGCCCAGAGGCGGTGGTTGGTGTAGATGGCGCTCGAGAGGCCGTAGGGGTGGTCGTTGGCCGTTTCGATGGCCTCGTCGATGCCGTCCACCTTGATGAGGTTGATCGTGGGGCCGAAGATCTCCTCGCGGGTCTGCTTCATGCCGCGCTCGGCCTCCCAGACCGTGGGGTGGCCGAAGAGGCCCTTGTCGGGGTCGCCCTTGAAGTTGGGGTAGGGGTTGTCCTGGGTGATGCGGCCCTTGCCGAGCAGCAGCTTCGCGCCGTCGGCCTCACCCCAATCGTAGTGCTCCATCCAGCGCTGGAAGAGGCGGTCGTTGAAGAAGGGGCCGTAGTGAACGTCCTCGTAGGCTACGGGATCGCCTATGACGGTGCTCTCCACCTTGGCCAGGAACCGCTCTTTGAACGCGTCGTAGATGGGCGCGTCCACGATGATGTTGCCCGCGCTGGTGCAGCGCTGGCCGCCGGTGGCGAAGGCGCTCCACCAGGCGCCGGTAACGGCGTTGTCCAGGTCGGCGTCGCGCATGACCACGAGCGGGTTCTTGCCCCCGAGCTCGAGCGTCGCCTTGATGAGCGCCCGGCCCGCCTTTTCGCCGATGATGCGCCCCACCTTGGTGCTGCCGGTGAAGGCGAACTTGTCGAAGAGCCCCTCGTCGATGCCGTTCACCACCCGCTCGCCGGTGCTGCCCGCGCCGCCGCCGAAGACGACGTTGATCACCCCCGGCGGCAGCCCCGCCTCCTCGAAGAGCTTGACGAAGACGTAGGAAAGCACCGGCGAGTCGTCCGAGGGCTTCCAGACCACGGTGTTGCCGGTGAGCACCGCGGGGATCAGCTTCCAGCTGGGCACCGCGATGGGAAAGTTGCCGGCGGTGATCATCCCCACCACCCCCAGCGGGCGGCGGTAGGTGGAGAGGTCCTTGTTCTTCAGCTCGCTGGGCACGGTCTGCCCGTAGAGGCGGCGGCCTTCGCTGGCAAAGAAGACCGCGGTGTCGATGGCCTCCTGGACGTCGCCGCGCGCTTCCTTGAGCGTCTTCCCCACCTCGCGCACCATCAGCCGGCTCAGGGTCTCTTTTTCGCGCTCGAGAATCTTGGCGAGCGAGAAGAGCACCTGACCGCGGATGGGCGCGGGCGTGCGCGACCACGCAGCGTAGGCTTGTCGGGCCGCCTCCGCCGCCCGCCGCACCAGCTCGGGCGAGCCCTCCGGGAAGACGCCCACCAGATCGTCGCGGTCGGCCATGTTGCGGCTTTCGAAGAGCGGGCCCTCCACGACCTCTTCGCCGCCGATCAGGTGCCCGCCGTAAAATACGTTGCCCAGTTTGCCCTTTTCGATCTTCATAGCTACCCCCTAAACCCGCACGGCCGTACCCGTGGCCGTGACCATGAGCATGCTCTGACCGATGACCTCGTAGTCGAGGTCGATCCCGACCACCGCGTTGGCGCCCAGCCGCTTCGCCTCCTCGGCGAGCTCCGCGAGCGCGATCTCGCGGGCCCTCTTGAGTTCGGCCTCGTAAGCGCCGGAGCGGCCGCCGAAGACGTCGCGCACCGAGGCCATCAGGTCGCGCAGAATGTTCGCGCCCACGATGGTCTCGCCGTGGACGATGCCCTTGTACTCCAGGGCGGGCTTGCCTTCGATGCCGTTGGTGGTGGTGAGGATCATGCCTGCCCTCCTTTCAGGTACAGGGGCAGCAGCCGCAGGAAGTTCTTGCTGGCTTCGATGCCCTTTTCGAAGTTGATGACGTCGAACTTCTCGTTGGGGGCGTGCAGGTTGTCGCTCTCGAGCCCGAACCCCATGAGCACCACCGGGGCCTCGAGCTCGCGCATGAAGTCGGCCACGATGGGAATCGAGCCGCCTTCGCGGGTGAAGACGGTCTCGCGCCCCCAGGCCTCCTCCAGCGCCTGGGCCGCGGCCTGCATGGGCGGTGAGCTCGTCGGTACCACCACCGGGTCGCCGCCGTGGTGACGGATGACCTCCATGGCGTAGCCCTCGGGCAGGATCGTGCGCAGGTAGGCCTCGGCCAGGTCGGCGATCTTTTCCGGGTCTTGATCGGGAACGAGACGCATCGAGAACTTGAAGAAGGCCTCCGCGGGAATGACCGTCTTGGAGCCCTCACCCTGGTAACCGGAGCCCATGCCGTTGACGTCGAGGGTGGGGCGCGCCCAGCGCCGCTCGAGGATGC from Oceanithermus desulfurans harbors:
- a CDS encoding CBS domain-containing protein, which produces MDVIVGHENLDFDALGSMVLARYLHPGARLVRLGGLEGRVREVTRLFADHLALLDEDEVDLDEVGRVIVCDTARPERIGPFKALVGKVPFVVYDHHPRAPGDLPASGGAVRPFGATVTVIAEIMRARGIAPHPGDATLAYAGLWEDTGGFTYPGTTATDLEVGAWLLEHGAGLTAVRDWVRSHPDPVARAMLAALMEHLRVVERGGLRIALTWAEHEGYVPALAPLAHTLIDLYEVDAVFMALRLDGQTLVIARSKGRLDVGRLLSERFDGGGHARAAFARAEGAPRAVLQRVEEALEPYLAPEPRLSEVMTRLVETVPAELSAEEALVRMRQRGFGGLPVTDEEGRVVGVVRRRDLERAVRYGMGSGAVRGFATVPRTLPEDAPLSEARRALKEGAGRVLVLDEEGRAKGIFTRTDLYRMPPAEQAAWTERVREGLSEGVREVLDALAEAYPRGALYLVGGAVRDALLGEASPDVDLVLEGLDPGEVAQFLTRRFGGSYGVHFAFGTAHARLGTGVEVDLATAREEEYPSPGALPRVRPSTLNRDLARRDFTVNAMAYRIAPRPEALIDPFGGLHDLEARTLRPLHPLSFIEDPSRVLRGLRLAARLGFRFHPEAERQIEELRKRPPGAAATSRLRRELMLALAEPSPLRVLRLAERYGLLEALYGFRPDAEVWAALERLEAQKPERSVPPEAYLYLLLLASPDPEALVRRFGWPQRLLSHLGLLQKPPDRPEALREGGEALALAFAARFPDRAEWVWKPTRRLRGRDLIELGMEPGPAVGRILREVEAARARGEVSGYEEELTLARKLMEDYGTSRLP
- the mfd gene encoding transcription-repair coupling factor encodes the protein MKETAPPAISGRYLPGLPQVARAYLWARAAEPTVLVAPEDRVRLYADLEAFGRGVWVNPGLEAYGFARRVLLDQAAALRPFPRDPEAWRVVFREGERLLRDRLLDKLEKLGYRRDEPGGYTVRGEVLEVADLRLEFFGDTIEAIFVGGERRSRAVLTPASGRAPEATVAALAAYEGTVFLDRPATLSEEIWALLAQREVVAFGLGGPERPVERPPFEPLAPYRARLDRFAADVRGWLEADYRVVLFYRHDRTRAYLSERYLADLPQATLRTVEERPGVQLVPAPFEGGFVHREERTVYLTEPLLFAFGGAAHARSRRVLQAAPEDPGALTVGDYLVHPEHGIGRFEGLESREVLGAVRDYLVLRYAGEGQLYVPVEQLPLLRRHPGTSDEPPRLSSLGRKDWQRAKARAEADAEALAQRLLVLYAKRQQAPGTAYPALPDWDPLIEAGFPHELTEDQARALEDVLRDLETPHPMDRLVSGDVGFGKTEIALRAAHRVVGHGRQVAYLAPTTLLAEQHYRTFAERYAELPVSVALLSRFTPEAEGRRIEAGLAEGRIDVVIGTHRLLSERVRFKQLGLLIVDEEHRFGVAQKERIKEMAEGLDVLSLSATPIPRTLYQALVGLKDVSSIQTPPPGRKPIQTVVAPFDPALVREAVLFEMERGGKAFYVHDRIASIEARARYLEALLPEARIGVVHGHMADREIEEVMRHFARGAFDLLVATTIVESGLDIPEANTILIERADRLGLASLYQLRGRVGRREREAYAYLFHPPRLTEAAERRLAALADLTDLGSGHRLAEKDMEIRGVGNLLGPEQHGHVQAVSFEVYTELLAEAIRKLKGEEVQKPGHTTLDLAVSARIPPAYVPDAGERSRLYGRLAEARGLAELARIVREVRARYGEPPQEAAAFFALARLRILAEQKGVRSITEDGAYLQLVVGRWPLDYDARALRELPFAVEPTRYPPGFRVRKRGLAPADYPEALQRVLYALG
- a CDS encoding MFS transporter, producing the protein MRRWLERAPWPPGRLAPLATLIALVGLVELTRTGLYTVYLPRSLGPVLGLGVVGLAASLQYLADTLGRSAGGHLGERRGLRRVLPAAAALSAVSALGVLYAPGVGWLLAASLANGLVIAPLWPAMMTYSSRAARDGEDGRAVGFTQSLVAPFIGLGVLLTGFLFDHDPRLAAAALAAVQLLVFLLAAAILFRFRSTAPQPRPTSPFPWRKLASLAPGALSQLLAFGLLAPVFFPFIDRLGLGTRELVLALALGGGLEYLLLSPLGRLADRLGPARTLVPALLLAALALIAFSEVRGLGGLIAAALAAGLAQALLIPSWGGLVSRTLPDEHKARAWGALMSLEGLGFALGPVVGGFAWELWGPRAPFWIGAAAYLGVALFYAARLRRPAGA